A single genomic interval of Bos javanicus breed banteng chromosome 26, ARS-OSU_banteng_1.0, whole genome shotgun sequence harbors:
- the ADD3 gene encoding gamma-adducin isoform X2, with amino-acid sequence MSSDASQGVVTTPPPPSMPHKERYFDRINENDPEYIRERNMSPDLRQDFNMMEQRKRVTQILQSPAFREDLECLIQEQMKKGHNPTGLLALQQIADYIMTSSFSGFTSPPLSLGMVTPINDLPGADTSSYVKGEKLTRCKLASLYRLADLFGWAHLANTYISVRISKEQDHIIIIPRGLSFSEATASNLVKVNIIGEVVDQGSTNLKIDHAGFSPHAAIYSTRPDVKCVIHIHTLATAAVSSMKCGILPISQESLILGDVAYYDYQGSLDDQEERIQLQKVLGPSCKVLVLRNHGVVALGETVEEAFHYIFNVQIACETQVQALAGAGGVDSLLVLDLQKYKASTHTVAASGGGGVNMGSHQKWKVGEIEFEGLMRTLDNLGYRTGYAYRHPLIREKPRHKSDVEIPATVTAFSFEDDTVPLSPLKYMAQRQQREKTRWLNSPNTYMKVNVPEESRNGETSPRTKITWMKAEDSSKVSSGTPIKIEDPNQFVPLNTNPNEVLEKRNKIREQNRYDLKTAGPQSQLLAGIVVDKPPSTMQFEDDDHAPPAPPNPFSHLTEGELEEYKRTVERKQQGLEENHELFSKSFISMDVPVLIVNGKDDVHGVEDELAQRVSRLTTSTTIESIEITIKSPEKIEEVLSPEGSPSKSPSKKKKKFRTPSFLKKNKKKEKVEA; translated from the exons GCCTTTCGGGAAGACCTGGAATGCCTTATTCAAGAACAGATGAAGAAAGGCCACAATCCAACTGGATTACTAGCGTTACAACAGattgcagattacatcatgaccaGTTCTTTTTCGGGCTTTACTTCACCTCCCCTCA GTCTTGGCATGGTCACACCTATCAATGACCTTCCCGGAGCAGATACATCCTCGTATGTAAAGGGAGAAAAGCTTACTCGTTGTAAACTTGCCAGCCTGTACAGACTTGCAGACTTGTTTGGATGGGCCCACCTGGCAAATACATACATCTCA GTAAGAATAAGTAAGGAGCAAGACCACATAATAATAATTCCCAGAGGCCTGTCTTTTTCTGAAGCCACAGCCTCCAATTTG GTGAAAGTCAATATAATAGGAGAAGTGGTTGATCAGGGAAGTACTAATTTGAAAATTGACCATGCAGGCTTCAGTCCCCATGCCGCGATATATTCAACACGTCCTGATGTTAAGTGTGTGATACACATCCATACCCTTGCAACGGCAGCT GTGTCCTCCATGAAGTGCGGGATCCTTCCAATTTCTCAAGagtccctgatcctgggagaTGTCGCCTATTATGACTACCAAGGGTCACTTGATGATCAGGAGGAGAGAATTCAACTGCAGAAAGTTCTGGGGCCAAGTTGTAAG GTGCTGGTACTCAGAAATCATGGTGTGGTAGCACTTGGAGAAACAGTCGAGGAggcttttcattacatttttaatgTGCAGATAGCCTGTGAGACTCAA GTGCAGGCACTGGCAGGGGCAGGTGGGGTGGACAGTCTGCTTGTGCTGGACCTTCAGAAGTACAAAGCTTCCACTCACACTGTAGCGGCatctggaggaggaggagtgaATATGGGTTCCCACCAAAAGTGGAAGGTTGGCGAGATTGAGTTCGAAGGGCTGATGAGGACTCTGGACAACTTG GGATATAGAACAGGCTATGCTTACAGGCACCCTCTCATTCGAGAAAAGCCGAGGCACAAGAGTGATGTAGAGATCCCAGCCACTGTGACTGCCTTTTCCTTCGAAGATGATACAGTGCCCCTCTCACCTCTCAAATACATGGCACAGAGGCAGCAGCGTGAAAAAACCAGATGGTTGAACTCACCAAATACCTACATGAAAGTGAACGTGCCTGAGGAGTCTCGGAATGGGGAGACGAGCCCTAGGACCAAAATCACA tgGATGAAAGCCGAGGACTCTTCTAAAGTTAGTAGTGGAACACCTATCAAAATTGAAGATCCAAATCAGTTTGTTCCTTTAAACACCAACCCGAATGAGGtactagaaaagagaaataag ATTCGAGAACAAAATCGATATGACTTGAAAACAGCAGGACCACAGTCTCAGTTGCTTGCTGGAATTGTTGTGGATAAGCCTCCTTCT ACCATGCAGTTTGAAGATGATGATCATGCCCCACCAGCTCCTCCCAACCCCTTCAGTCATCTCACAGAAGGAGAACTTGAAGAGTATAAGAGGACAGTCGAACGTAAACAGCAAGGCCTGGAAG AAAACCATGAGCTATTTTCCAAGAGCTTCATCTCCATGGATGTACCTGTCCTGATAGTGAATGGCAAGGATGACGTGCATGGTGTTGAAGACGAGCTTGCTCAGCGAGTAAGCAGGTTAACCACAAGCACCACCATAGAAAGCATCGAGATAACCATCAAGTCTCCAGAAAAAATTGAAGAAGTCCTGTCACCTGAAGGCTCACCTTCAAAATCACcatccaagaaaaagaagaaattccgCACTCcttcttttctgaaaaagaacaaaaaaaaggagaaagttgAAGCCTAA
- the ADD3 gene encoding gamma-adducin isoform X1 produces MSSDASQGVVTTPPPPSMPHKERYFDRINENDPEYIRERNMSPDLRQDFNMMEQRKRVTQILQSPAFREDLECLIQEQMKKGHNPTGLLALQQIADYIMTSSFSGFTSPPLSLGMVTPINDLPGADTSSYVKGEKLTRCKLASLYRLADLFGWAHLANTYISVRISKEQDHIIIIPRGLSFSEATASNLVKVNIIGEVVDQGSTNLKIDHAGFSPHAAIYSTRPDVKCVIHIHTLATAAVSSMKCGILPISQESLILGDVAYYDYQGSLDDQEERIQLQKVLGPSCKVLVLRNHGVVALGETVEEAFHYIFNVQIACETQVQALAGAGGVDSLLVLDLQKYKASTHTVAASGGGGVNMGSHQKWKVGEIEFEGLMRTLDNLGYRTGYAYRHPLIREKPRHKSDVEIPATVTAFSFEDDTVPLSPLKYMAQRQQREKTRWLNSPNTYMKVNVPEESRNGETSPRTKITWMKAEDSSKVSSGTPIKIEDPNQFVPLNTNPNEVLEKRNKIREQNRYDLKTAGPQSQLLAGIVVDKPPSTMQFEDDDHAPPAPPNPFSHLTEGELEEYKRTVERKQQGLEDAEQELLSDDASSVSQIQSQTQSPQNIPEKLEENHELFSKSFISMDVPVLIVNGKDDVHGVEDELAQRVSRLTTSTTIESIEITIKSPEKIEEVLSPEGSPSKSPSKKKKKFRTPSFLKKNKKKEKVEA; encoded by the exons GCCTTTCGGGAAGACCTGGAATGCCTTATTCAAGAACAGATGAAGAAAGGCCACAATCCAACTGGATTACTAGCGTTACAACAGattgcagattacatcatgaccaGTTCTTTTTCGGGCTTTACTTCACCTCCCCTCA GTCTTGGCATGGTCACACCTATCAATGACCTTCCCGGAGCAGATACATCCTCGTATGTAAAGGGAGAAAAGCTTACTCGTTGTAAACTTGCCAGCCTGTACAGACTTGCAGACTTGTTTGGATGGGCCCACCTGGCAAATACATACATCTCA GTAAGAATAAGTAAGGAGCAAGACCACATAATAATAATTCCCAGAGGCCTGTCTTTTTCTGAAGCCACAGCCTCCAATTTG GTGAAAGTCAATATAATAGGAGAAGTGGTTGATCAGGGAAGTACTAATTTGAAAATTGACCATGCAGGCTTCAGTCCCCATGCCGCGATATATTCAACACGTCCTGATGTTAAGTGTGTGATACACATCCATACCCTTGCAACGGCAGCT GTGTCCTCCATGAAGTGCGGGATCCTTCCAATTTCTCAAGagtccctgatcctgggagaTGTCGCCTATTATGACTACCAAGGGTCACTTGATGATCAGGAGGAGAGAATTCAACTGCAGAAAGTTCTGGGGCCAAGTTGTAAG GTGCTGGTACTCAGAAATCATGGTGTGGTAGCACTTGGAGAAACAGTCGAGGAggcttttcattacatttttaatgTGCAGATAGCCTGTGAGACTCAA GTGCAGGCACTGGCAGGGGCAGGTGGGGTGGACAGTCTGCTTGTGCTGGACCTTCAGAAGTACAAAGCTTCCACTCACACTGTAGCGGCatctggaggaggaggagtgaATATGGGTTCCCACCAAAAGTGGAAGGTTGGCGAGATTGAGTTCGAAGGGCTGATGAGGACTCTGGACAACTTG GGATATAGAACAGGCTATGCTTACAGGCACCCTCTCATTCGAGAAAAGCCGAGGCACAAGAGTGATGTAGAGATCCCAGCCACTGTGACTGCCTTTTCCTTCGAAGATGATACAGTGCCCCTCTCACCTCTCAAATACATGGCACAGAGGCAGCAGCGTGAAAAAACCAGATGGTTGAACTCACCAAATACCTACATGAAAGTGAACGTGCCTGAGGAGTCTCGGAATGGGGAGACGAGCCCTAGGACCAAAATCACA tgGATGAAAGCCGAGGACTCTTCTAAAGTTAGTAGTGGAACACCTATCAAAATTGAAGATCCAAATCAGTTTGTTCCTTTAAACACCAACCCGAATGAGGtactagaaaagagaaataag ATTCGAGAACAAAATCGATATGACTTGAAAACAGCAGGACCACAGTCTCAGTTGCTTGCTGGAATTGTTGTGGATAAGCCTCCTTCT ACCATGCAGTTTGAAGATGATGATCATGCCCCACCAGCTCCTCCCAACCCCTTCAGTCATCTCACAGAAGGAGAACTTGAAGAGTATAAGAGGACAGTCGAACGTAAACAGCAAGGCCTGGAAG ATGCTGAGCAGGAATTACTCTCAGATGACGCTTCATCTGTTTCACAAATTCAGTCTCAAACTCAGTCACCGCAAAATATCCCTGAAAAATTAGAAG AAAACCATGAGCTATTTTCCAAGAGCTTCATCTCCATGGATGTACCTGTCCTGATAGTGAATGGCAAGGATGACGTGCATGGTGTTGAAGACGAGCTTGCTCAGCGAGTAAGCAGGTTAACCACAAGCACCACCATAGAAAGCATCGAGATAACCATCAAGTCTCCAGAAAAAATTGAAGAAGTCCTGTCACCTGAAGGCTCACCTTCAAAATCACcatccaagaaaaagaagaaattccgCACTCcttcttttctgaaaaagaacaaaaaaaaggagaaagttgAAGCCTAA